The following are encoded together in the Deltaproteobacteria bacterium genome:
- a CDS encoding nucleotidyltransferase produces the protein MVEILFQAISLFEKNKIDYCLIGGLAMMLYGGRANTVDIDFYVLVEDLEEVRKVFEKEKISVRSAGEHQLKIKIKGVQLDILYADHYLGDQVVKRAKRKKLGKNYVKIATPEDLIVLKTLADRSVDRRDIEELRELFEKKLDEKYIKRKLEYLRNFLS, from the coding sequence ATGGTTGAAATACTTTTTCAGGCGATTTCTTTATTTGAGAAAAATAAAATTGATTATTGTCTGATCGGTGGCTTGGCCATGATGCTTTACGGAGGGCGAGCCAACACGGTGGATATTGATTTCTATGTGCTTGTTGAAGATTTAGAAGAAGTTCGAAAAGTATTTGAAAAGGAAAAAATTTCAGTTCGAAGTGCAGGTGAACATCAGTTGAAAATCAAAATAAAAGGCGTCCAATTGGATATTCTTTATGCAGATCATTATTTGGGAGATCAAGTTGTTAAAAGGGCGAAGCGAAAAAAATTAGGGAAAAATTACGTTAAAATTGCAACACCTGAAGATTTAATTGTGCTTAAAACCCTTGCCGACCGTAGCGTTGATCGACGTGACATCGAAGAACTAAGAGAATTATTTGAAAAAAAATTAGACGAAAAATATATTAAACGGAAATTGGAGTATTTGAGGAATTTTCTTTCGTAG
- a CDS encoding NUDIX hydrolase, which produces MKIIHQGKYLNFIQEGRWEYVKRNNCSGIVSIFTMTPEKILVFTEQYRVPLKKWVIEFPAGLVGDIPEASQENLEQAALREMEEEIGYTAEKLIYLFEGPPSAGLSGETIHFYKAENMKKIGTGGGDESEQIVVHEIPLDNIDVFLGKKMKEGVWIDPKFYAGLYFMNQMK; this is translated from the coding sequence ATGAAAATAATTCACCAAGGTAAATATCTTAATTTTATTCAGGAGGGCAGATGGGAATACGTGAAACGAAATAATTGCAGTGGCATTGTTTCCATTTTTACCATGACCCCTGAAAAAATTTTGGTTTTCACCGAGCAATATCGTGTCCCTCTCAAAAAATGGGTAATTGAATTTCCAGCGGGCTTGGTGGGAGATATCCCGGAGGCCTCCCAGGAAAACCTGGAACAGGCAGCCTTGCGGGAAATGGAAGAGGAGATTGGCTACACGGCAGAAAAATTGATTTATCTTTTTGAAGGGCCTCCTTCCGCGGGTTTGAGTGGAGAGACGATTCATTTTTATAAGGCTGAAAATATGAAAAAAATTGGTACAGGAGGAGGAGACGAGAGTGAACAGATTGTGGTGCATGAGATTCCGCTTGATAACATTGATGTCTTTCTTGGAAAAAAAATGAAAGAGGGAGTTTGGATTGACCCGAAATTTTATGCAGGCCTGTATTTTATGAACCAAATGAAATAA
- a CDS encoding OsmC family protein, which yields MVQINLIYEGELRVRAIHGPSGKELVTDAPLDNQGRGESFSPTDLVCTALGSCMVTIMGIVAARHQIDLKGTTISVKKHMIQEPVRRIGKIEVHLKMPAGIDEKERKILERAARTCPVHESLHPDVIQEIQFDWA from the coding sequence ATGGTTCAAATAAATTTAATTTACGAAGGCGAACTTCGTGTTCGCGCCATCCATGGGCCATCCGGAAAAGAGCTGGTCACCGATGCCCCGTTGGACAATCAGGGGAGGGGCGAGAGCTTTTCACCTACCGATCTGGTTTGCACAGCTTTAGGATCTTGCATGGTGACGATTATGGGCATAGTGGCAGCACGGCATCAAATTGATTTAAAAGGGACAACGATTAGCGTCAAAAAGCACATGATCCAAGAACCAGTGCGACGGATTGGAAAAATCGAAGTGCATCTTAAAATGCCTGCCGGTATTGATGAAAAAGAAAGGAAAATTCTGGAACGCGCCGCCCGCACTTGTCCCGTGCATGAATCCTTACATCCGGATGTAATACAAGAAATACAGTTTGATTGGGCTTGA
- a CDS encoding type II toxin-antitoxin system VapC family toxin, which translates to MVLLDTCALIELYQFKSSLALRTEDEIAKGAFILSVSFAEIALKEKRGLLKHPKSLDVFQDCMESEEAKIINISVQEWFDAIHLDWKHKDPVDRLIVAYAKRQDVPIVTSDKLIKKYYKNVLW; encoded by the coding sequence ATGGTGCTCTTAGATACTTGCGCTCTGATAGAGCTCTATCAATTTAAATCTTCACTCGCCCTTCGAACCGAAGATGAAATTGCCAAAGGCGCTTTCATCCTTTCTGTTTCTTTTGCTGAAATTGCTTTAAAGGAAAAACGCGGGCTTTTGAAACATCCAAAATCTCTTGATGTATTTCAGGACTGTATGGAATCGGAAGAAGCAAAGATTATCAATATCAGCGTGCAAGAATGGTTTGATGCAATTCATTTGGATTGGAAACACAAAGACCCCGTCGACAGACTCATCGTAGCCTATGCCAAAAGACAGGATGTCCCCATTGTCACCTCAGACAAACTCATCAAAAAATATTATAAGAATGTGCTCTGGTAA
- a CDS encoding type II toxin-antitoxin system prevent-host-death family antitoxin yields MTQVGKREFLQHASKYLNKAKDGEEIVITHRNKPELKLVPVRKKSILNLRGKMDIKVLKGDINDPVFPPFDQWCS; encoded by the coding sequence ATGACACAAGTAGGAAAAAGAGAATTTTTGCAACATGCCAGTAAATATTTGAATAAAGCCAAGGATGGAGAGGAAATTGTCATTACTCATCGCAATAAACCTGAATTGAAATTGGTTCCGGTTCGAAAAAAAAGTATTTTAAATTTGAGGGGTAAAATGGACATTAAAGTTTTAAAAGGAGACATTAATGATCCTGTTTTTCCTCCTTTTGACCAATGGTGCTCTTAG
- a CDS encoding nitrite/sulfite reductase: MKASNNLWREKLAAQTNPAWLAELDQFESEIALKKQGKMEDRIFAETRLRRGAYGQRYDNGQRHDGLQTQKLEFPAGELTKGPHTYWDAPGMLRIKVPYGGLNAEQLEVVADLAEEYSDGIAHITTRQDFQLHFVHIEDTAAIMRRLAAVGITTREACGNSVRNVTACPLAGVCADAPFDVTPYAHALTFFLLGHPDAQDFGRKMKVAFSGCVEKACGLVNIHDMGYIAQTKIVDGKTQRGFQFFIGGGLGSVPQSAKLFEAFLPEEEMLPMAQAVCRIFGRYGEKKDRGRARIKFLIKDWGIDKFREEVLKERAILKTDERWTSFIPSTRQEFESPLKAASALDLNPQSADFKSWFKTNVHAQKQKGYKAVSISLPLGDLTGPQLRGLADIVRKYTHESVRTTVEQNFVLRWISEADLPQVHQELKAIHLAEKGAGTILDIVSCPGTDTCKLGISSSRGLAAELRNRLAEQAHLMDEAVQNLHIKVSGCFNSCGQHHISDLGFYGVSRKIGNYMVPHFQVVLGGQWENNGGSYGLPMGPVPSRRIPEVVTRLTGRYLSDRQKNENFKSFITRVGKVEVKKWLEDLVPVPSHDTDPSYYQDWGDPREYSTGDIGVGECAGEVVSTVEFDLTAAERQVFEAQVLLEQEKVQEAAEKAYAAMVQAAKGLVRHYIWDVPEGDALVAEFKTRLVDTQLFHDPYAGTKFAQYFFMAHKKQGSVYTSENAHHLIEEASLFVEAAHSCYVKMTLKKE, encoded by the coding sequence ATGAAAGCCTCTAATAACCTCTGGCGGGAAAAGCTCGCTGCTCAAACCAATCCGGCTTGGCTGGCGGAGCTGGATCAATTCGAGTCTGAAATTGCGCTCAAAAAACAAGGCAAAATGGAAGATCGAATTTTTGCAGAAACCCGGCTGCGACGCGGCGCCTATGGTCAGCGCTACGACAATGGTCAACGTCATGACGGTCTGCAAACTCAAAAACTGGAATTCCCCGCCGGCGAACTCACCAAAGGGCCTCATACTTATTGGGATGCGCCGGGCATGCTGCGCATCAAAGTGCCTTACGGGGGCTTGAACGCCGAACAACTGGAAGTGGTGGCAGATCTCGCCGAAGAATATTCGGACGGCATTGCCCACATTACCACCCGACAAGATTTCCAGCTCCATTTTGTACACATCGAAGATACCGCCGCCATTATGCGTCGCCTGGCCGCGGTGGGCATCACCACGCGTGAGGCCTGTGGAAACTCGGTGCGAAACGTCACGGCCTGTCCCCTGGCCGGGGTATGCGCTGATGCCCCTTTCGACGTCACGCCTTACGCCCATGCCCTCACCTTCTTTTTACTGGGCCATCCCGATGCCCAGGATTTTGGCCGTAAGATGAAAGTTGCTTTTTCAGGCTGTGTCGAAAAGGCCTGTGGACTCGTCAACATCCACGACATGGGTTACATCGCCCAAACCAAAATAGTGGATGGCAAAACACAACGCGGATTTCAATTTTTTATCGGCGGTGGTTTAGGTTCGGTCCCTCAAAGTGCAAAATTATTTGAGGCCTTTTTACCCGAAGAGGAAATGCTCCCGATGGCTCAGGCCGTCTGCCGCATCTTTGGACGTTATGGGGAAAAGAAAGATCGAGGCCGAGCCCGAATAAAATTTCTCATCAAAGATTGGGGCATCGATAAATTCAGAGAAGAAGTGTTGAAAGAACGTGCAATCCTCAAGACAGATGAGCGCTGGACCAGCTTCATCCCCAGCACTCGCCAGGAATTTGAAAGTCCTCTCAAAGCCGCCTCTGCGCTAGATCTCAATCCTCAGTCCGCTGATTTTAAATCCTGGTTTAAAACCAACGTCCATGCTCAAAAACAAAAAGGCTACAAAGCAGTAAGCATCAGCCTGCCTTTGGGAGATCTGACAGGCCCTCAACTTCGCGGCCTGGCGGATATCGTCCGCAAATATACGCATGAAAGTGTGCGTACCACTGTGGAACAAAATTTCGTCTTGCGTTGGATAAGCGAGGCCGACCTTCCTCAAGTGCATCAAGAATTAAAGGCGATCCACCTCGCTGAAAAGGGTGCCGGAACTATTTTAGACATCGTTTCTTGTCCAGGAACAGACACCTGCAAATTAGGAATTTCTTCTTCACGCGGACTCGCGGCAGAACTCCGAAATCGTCTGGCCGAGCAGGCTCATCTTATGGATGAAGCGGTGCAGAATCTGCATATCAAAGTGAGTGGCTGTTTTAATTCTTGCGGTCAACATCACATTTCCGATTTGGGTTTTTATGGTGTTAGCCGGAAAATTGGAAATTATATGGTGCCGCACTTCCAAGTGGTGCTGGGAGGTCAGTGGGAGAACAATGGGGGATCCTACGGGCTTCCCATGGGCCCTGTTCCTTCCAGGAGAATTCCGGAGGTCGTTACCCGTTTGACGGGGCGCTATTTGAGTGATCGGCAGAAGAATGAGAATTTTAAAAGTTTCATCACGCGTGTAGGAAAAGTGGAAGTTAAAAAATGGCTGGAAGATTTGGTCCCCGTTCCTTCGCACGATACAGACCCTTCTTATTATCAAGACTGGGGCGATCCTCGCGAATACAGCACCGGAGATATTGGCGTGGGTGAATGTGCGGGAGAAGTAGTCTCGACGGTTGAATTCGATCTCACTGCAGCCGAACGGCAGGTGTTCGAGGCCCAGGTTTTACTCGAGCAGGAAAAAGTTCAGGAGGCCGCTGAAAAAGCCTATGCGGCTATGGTTCAAGCAGCCAAAGGTTTGGTGCGGCATTACATCTGGGATGTCCCCGAGGGCGATGCCCTGGTGGCCGAATTCAAAACACGTCTCGTGGACACTCAACTTTTTCACGACCCTTATGCCGGTACAAAATTTGCGCAGTACTTCTTTATGGCCCACAAAAAACAGGGCAGCGTTTATACGAGCGAAAATGCCCATCATCTGATTGAAGAAGCCTCCTTATTTGTAGAAGCCGCGCATAGTTGTTATGTAAAGATGACTTTGAAGAAAGAATAA
- a CDS encoding transposase: MRIPRSLILENGSLFHVTWQSHNKSWLLRQMWAKKLYYSLLLRFKEQYDVVFYSYMMMDNHIHLSGKLTDLKSFSAFFRIVNSMFAKEINKQFTRCGQVVRDRFKSPALQTEQDLVKAMIYHDLNEVRAGKVKHPKKNSLSSYAHYAYGREDSLISDPEVYQQMGSSPQERQIVYQGMVEEILSAAPRKKEGSYRNALYIGDPEWVAKQYEKIREFRISLAKIRKLNSRISP; the protein is encoded by the coding sequence ATGCGAATTCCCCGTTCTCTTATTTTAGAAAATGGTTCTCTTTTTCATGTCACCTGGCAAAGCCATAATAAGTCGTGGCTTCTCAGACAGATGTGGGCCAAAAAGCTCTACTACTCTTTGCTGCTGCGCTTTAAAGAACAATATGACGTTGTTTTTTATTCTTACATGATGATGGATAACCACATCCATCTCTCCGGAAAGCTTACCGATCTCAAAAGTTTTTCAGCCTTCTTTCGTATTGTGAACTCAATGTTCGCCAAAGAAATCAATAAGCAGTTTACTCGCTGTGGCCAAGTGGTGAGAGATCGTTTCAAATCTCCTGCCTTACAAACGGAGCAAGATTTGGTGAAAGCAATGATTTACCATGACTTGAATGAGGTTCGAGCGGGCAAGGTGAAACATCCCAAAAAAAACAGCCTCAGCTCTTATGCGCATTATGCCTATGGAAGAGAAGATTCTTTAATTAGTGATCCTGAAGTTTACCAACAGATGGGGAGTTCTCCCCAAGAAAGACAAATTGTCTATCAAGGGATGGTAGAAGAAATCTTAAGTGCTGCTCCGAGGAAGAAAGAAGGAAGCTATCGCAACGCTTTGTATATAGGTGATCCTGAGTGGGTGGCAAAGCAGTACGAAAAAATAAGAGAGTTTAGAATTTCACTCGCCAAGATTAGGAAATTGAATTCCAGAATATCCCCTTGA
- a CDS encoding FtsX-like permease family protein gives MKNIFNSFPYQYHLRNLFARKASTLLNLFAVMVTVLVFLVMNGMAAGLKHSLQSTGREDILVLLTRGAQTAEVSKIPYDFFPVLKYYPQIAKRTDGSPKLSQEVYTLKPMLVDDSKNRRWIPMRGIDPASLDLYKNLLQLEGNALQNSHDLLVGNLARLKLGNVKIGDQIQIGRQKHKIVGFFSASGSAYESELWMSRNDLKVDFDMSYDSIAVVQFNSLKNRDDFIDAVSNDKRLRLDIKTEREYFSSLSENAGILEFIANLIAIVLSIAAVFTGMNALYASVAARSTEIGTLRSMGYGRQSIQLGFMFEGVSLSLLAGCAALLLSLFFQHLPIAFMRASFRIQIPFTLMIQGFGLSFMVGLIGSYIPARQAAKMKIVQALR, from the coding sequence TTGAAAAATATTTTCAACTCCTTTCCCTATCAGTATCATCTGCGCAATCTCTTTGCGCGCAAGGCGTCTACCTTGCTGAATCTGTTTGCGGTGATGGTGACAGTGCTGGTTTTTTTGGTGATGAATGGCATGGCGGCAGGCCTCAAGCATTCCCTGCAATCCACAGGAAGAGAAGATATTTTGGTGCTACTCACACGAGGGGCTCAAACCGCCGAGGTGAGCAAAATTCCCTACGATTTTTTTCCCGTCCTTAAATATTACCCCCAAATTGCCAAACGGACGGATGGAAGCCCCAAGCTTTCTCAAGAAGTTTATACTTTGAAACCCATGTTGGTGGATGACTCCAAAAATAGGCGTTGGATTCCCATGCGCGGTATCGATCCTGCAAGCCTGGATTTATACAAAAATCTCCTCCAGCTGGAAGGGAACGCACTTCAAAATAGCCACGATCTGCTCGTAGGAAATTTGGCACGGCTCAAGCTTGGAAATGTAAAAATTGGAGATCAAATTCAAATCGGAAGGCAAAAACACAAAATCGTAGGTTTTTTCTCTGCCTCCGGCTCTGCCTACGAAAGTGAGCTATGGATGAGTCGCAATGATCTTAAGGTAGACTTTGATATGAGTTATGATTCTATCGCGGTAGTTCAATTCAACTCGCTCAAAAATCGCGACGACTTCATCGATGCCGTGTCGAACGACAAGCGTTTGAGGTTGGATATTAAAACCGAACGCGAGTATTTTTCTTCACTTTCCGAAAATGCCGGCATTTTGGAATTTATCGCAAATCTCATTGCCATAGTGCTTTCTATCGCCGCTGTCTTCACCGGCATGAATGCGCTCTATGCTTCAGTTGCCGCGCGCAGCACTGAAATAGGCACGTTGCGCTCCATGGGTTACGGAAGGCAATCCATCCAGCTGGGATTTATGTTCGAAGGGGTGAGTCTGTCACTGCTCGCGGGCTGCGCGGCCCTTTTGCTTTCCCTCTTTTTTCAACACCTGCCTATCGCCTTTATGCGGGCCTCTTTCCGCATTCAAATTCCTTTTACACTTATGATACAAGGCTTTGGGCTGTCGTTTATGGTGGGTTTGATTGGGTCTTATATTCCCGCGAGACAGGCGGCAAAGATGAAGATTGTGCAGGCCTTGCGTTAG
- a CDS encoding NAD(P)-binding protein: MTSISRRQFIFYSLVGLGALATGKFFFGKSKKEIPLQILGPNAQAGHRLRWGDFPEPSEIRQVKTLIVGSGIAGLSAAWWLKRNAYEDFTLLELEDYVGGNAHSGQNQISAYPWGAHYVPTPGSEAIYVRELFEELGLIETYDQNGEPRYSPYVLCADPNERLFLHGQWQEGLLPQLGASAQDKKEYERFFRWVDELRLARGKDGKKLFAIPIAYSSQDPEWIELDQISFAEYLKQQGYQSTLLLWYLDYACRDDYGCKLDQSSAWAGLHYFAARSKEASVLTWPEGNAWIAKRLSEKFPEKILKGQLVFELEEKENLIWAKSWDSKNNCSILWKADQIIYAGPQFTFSKVFLAYRNHKPEAIENFSYAPWMVANLSLKKMPEGRGTPLAWDNVFYQSKSLGYVVATHQSLDSHPHQTVLTFYYPLCEKSVEEERQNAFARGPEEWKKLILDDFLKVHPELETEIEDIQVWVWGHAMIRPKPGFIWGKERQSIKAIHNKIFFAHSDLSGISIFEEAQYWGVEAAKQVLKKV; this comes from the coding sequence ATGACTTCTATCAGCCGCAGACAATTTATATTCTACTCTCTTGTTGGTCTGGGAGCATTGGCTACGGGGAAGTTTTTTTTTGGAAAATCAAAAAAAGAAATTCCTCTTCAAATTTTAGGTCCTAATGCCCAAGCGGGGCATCGTTTGCGCTGGGGAGATTTTCCGGAGCCCTCGGAAATTCGGCAAGTCAAAACATTAATTGTGGGATCAGGCATTGCGGGACTCTCCGCAGCTTGGTGGTTGAAGCGAAATGCCTATGAAGATTTTACCTTGTTAGAACTGGAAGATTACGTGGGTGGAAATGCGCATTCGGGACAAAATCAAATTTCCGCCTATCCTTGGGGTGCGCATTATGTGCCTACGCCTGGTTCTGAGGCCATTTATGTTCGGGAACTTTTTGAAGAGCTGGGGCTCATCGAAACTTATGATCAAAACGGTGAGCCTCGTTATAGCCCTTACGTTCTATGCGCCGATCCTAACGAGAGGCTCTTTCTGCATGGCCAATGGCAAGAAGGTCTACTGCCTCAACTGGGAGCAAGCGCCCAAGACAAAAAAGAATACGAACGATTTTTTCGGTGGGTTGATGAGCTTCGGCTTGCGCGTGGAAAAGACGGAAAAAAACTCTTCGCTATCCCCATTGCCTATTCTTCTCAAGATCCAGAATGGATTGAGTTGGATCAAATCAGTTTCGCAGAATATCTGAAGCAGCAAGGTTATCAATCGACCCTCTTACTTTGGTATCTGGATTATGCCTGCCGAGATGACTATGGCTGCAAATTGGATCAAAGCTCTGCCTGGGCAGGCTTGCATTATTTTGCGGCACGCAGCAAAGAAGCTTCTGTACTCACTTGGCCAGAAGGAAATGCATGGATAGCAAAACGATTAAGTGAAAAATTTCCTGAAAAAATTCTCAAGGGACAGCTAGTATTTGAACTTGAAGAAAAGGAAAATCTTATTTGGGCAAAATCTTGGGACTCTAAAAATAATTGCAGTATTCTCTGGAAAGCAGATCAGATTATTTATGCAGGTCCCCAGTTTACCTTTTCAAAAGTTTTTTTGGCTTACCGAAATCACAAGCCTGAAGCGATAGAGAATTTTTCTTACGCCCCCTGGATGGTGGCAAACCTCAGTTTAAAAAAGATGCCAGAAGGCCGTGGAACACCACTTGCCTGGGACAATGTCTTCTATCAGAGCAAATCCCTGGGCTATGTGGTGGCGACACATCAAAGCCTGGACAGCCATCCTCACCAAACGGTACTGACTTTTTATTATCCTCTTTGTGAAAAGTCTGTAGAAGAAGAAAGACAGAATGCCTTTGCGCGAGGTCCTGAAGAATGGAAGAAATTAATTTTGGACGATTTTCTCAAAGTGCATCCGGAATTGGAAACTGAAATTGAAGACATCCAAGTGTGGGTTTGGGGACACGCGATGATAAGACCAAAACCGGGTTTTATTTGGGGGAAAGAAAGACAAAGTATTAAGGCTATCCATAATAAAATATTTTTTGCCCATTCCGACTTAAGTGGGATTTCCATTTTTGAAGAGGCCCAATATTGGGGAGTGGAAGCGGCAAAACAGGTTTTGAAGAAAGTATAA
- the elbB gene encoding isoprenoid biosynthesis glyoxalase ElbB produces the protein MKKIGVILSGCGHQDGSEIHEAVFTLLAIDQANAEAVCMAPGILLEEVNHLTGENTGQKRNVLLESARIARGKIKDIVQVRASDLDALILPGGFGAAKNLCDFASKGAEAKVQPEVARLVKEMFLAKKPIGAICIAPATLAAILGSEAHPVLTIGKDSGTAKALEKMGATHQVCEVKNFVVDEKNKIVTTPAYMLANRISDAYEGIEKLVKAVIRLA, from the coding sequence ATGAAAAAAATTGGCGTCATCCTTTCAGGTTGTGGACATCAGGATGGAAGTGAAATCCACGAGGCGGTTTTTACTTTATTGGCCATTGATCAGGCCAATGCAGAAGCGGTGTGCATGGCCCCTGGTATTTTGTTGGAGGAAGTGAATCATTTAACCGGAGAGAACACTGGGCAAAAAAGAAATGTCCTGCTCGAATCGGCCCGCATTGCACGGGGAAAGATCAAAGACATTGTTCAAGTGCGGGCTTCCGATCTGGACGCGCTCATTTTACCAGGGGGGTTTGGAGCGGCAAAAAATCTTTGTGATTTTGCTTCCAAGGGTGCTGAAGCAAAAGTTCAACCTGAAGTTGCTCGCTTGGTCAAAGAAATGTTTTTGGCCAAGAAACCTATTGGCGCCATCTGCATTGCTCCTGCAACACTCGCTGCAATTTTAGGTTCAGAAGCTCATCCTGTTTTAACCATTGGAAAGGATAGTGGCACGGCAAAGGCCTTGGAAAAAATGGGGGCCACACATCAAGTATGCGAGGTGAAAAATTTTGTGGTGGATGAAAAAAACAAAATCGTCACAACTCCTGCCTACATGCTCGCCAACAGAATTTCCGATGCCTACGAAGGCATAGAAAAATTGGTAAAAGCAGTGATTCGTTTGGCTTAA
- a CDS encoding type II toxin-antitoxin system HicB family antitoxin translates to MMEYKGYTGKIEFDDEADIFHGEVLGIRDVVTFQGKSVNELKKAFHQSINDYLEFCQERGEEPDKPFTGKFVIRLTPEQHRKVYLASKIKGQSLNSWVSEVLQEAASIL, encoded by the coding sequence ATGATGGAATATAAGGGTTATACGGGAAAAATTGAATTCGATGATGAAGCAGATATCTTTCATGGGGAAGTTTTAGGCATCCGTGATGTCGTTACCTTTCAAGGGAAGTCGGTTAATGAGTTAAAAAAAGCATTCCACCAGTCTATCAACGACTATCTTGAATTCTGCCAAGAAAGAGGCGAAGAACCTGACAAACCTTTTACAGGAAAATTTGTCATTCGTCTTACTCCTGAACAACATCGTAAAGTTTATCTCGCCTCAAAGATCAAAGGTCAAAGTTTGAACAGTTGGGTATCTGAAGTACTGCAAGAAGCTGCTTCTATACTTTAA
- a CDS encoding type II toxin-antitoxin system HicA family toxin has product MQSKHRKTLEAIFANPVRSNVVWKDIEALLKSCGAEISEGNGSRVRIALNDIRAVFHRPHPRKETDKGVLVSMRRFLTTAGVAP; this is encoded by the coding sequence ATGCAATCGAAGCATCGCAAAACTCTCGAAGCTATATTTGCAAACCCCGTTCGTTCCAACGTGGTTTGGAAAGATATCGAAGCCCTTTTAAAATCTTGCGGTGCAGAAATTTCTGAGGGAAATGGTTCTCGAGTTCGAATTGCCTTAAATGACATTCGTGCCGTTTTTCATCGACCTCACCCTAGGAAGGAAACGGACAAAGGTGTCTTAGTTTCTATGAGGCGATTTTTAACCACAGCAGGAGTTGCACCATGA